From the genome of Coleofasciculus sp. FACHB-T130, one region includes:
- a CDS encoding pentapeptide repeat-containing protein has protein sequence MKPRTCASALNLFALSVCHPKPKRRLATLTWLFALLFSLLGLTTPLKAANLEHVQHLLKTKQCPQCDLRGAELRDADLRAADLRRADLAGANLSAADLRGANLGGANLGGASLINSDLSGANLSGVNLNLAALIKANLTGANLAGSELTMAKLPGADLTKADLRETNLISADLSNAILRGTDLRGADLRNADFENALLEGVQLNSANLPDGTLHY, from the coding sequence ATGAAACCCAGAACTTGCGCGAGCGCTCTTAACCTATTCGCTCTTAGCGTATGCCACCCTAAACCGAAGCGCCGCTTGGCAACGCTAACGTGGCTGTTCGCTCTCCTATTCTCACTTTTGGGATTAACCACACCACTCAAAGCAGCCAATCTGGAACACGTTCAACATTTGCTAAAAACTAAACAATGTCCTCAGTGTGACTTGAGGGGTGCTGAGTTGAGAGATGCGGACTTAAGGGCGGCTGACTTGAGGCGTGCTGATCTCGCCGGTGCCAATCTCAGTGCTGCCGATTTAAGGGGTGCCAATTTAGGGGGGGCGAATCTAGGCGGTGCCAGCTTGATTAATAGCGACCTTAGCGGTGCCAACTTGAGCGGCGTTAATTTGAATTTAGCCGCGCTGATTAAAGCCAATCTCACAGGCGCTAACCTTGCCGGTTCTGAGTTGACGATGGCGAAGTTACCGGGCGCTGATCTCACAAAGGCTGATTTGCGGGAAACTAATCTGATTAGTGCTGACTTGAGCAATGCCATTCTCCGAGGAACGGACTTGCGGGGGGCAGATTTGCGAAATGCTGATTTTGAGAATGCGCTTCTCGAAGGCGTCCAGCTCAATAGTGCAAATCTCCCAGATGGCACTTTGCATTATTAA
- a CDS encoding photosystem I assembly protein Ycf3, protein MPRTQKNDNFIDKSFTVMADIILKILPANKKAKEAFIYYRDGMSAQADGEYAEALDNYREALTLEEDTYDRSYILYNMGLIYASNGDHEQALEYYHQALDCNPRLPQALNNIAVIYHFQGEKLKEDGDPEAAEALFDKAGEYWKQAISMAPNNYIEAQNWLKTTGRSTMDIFF, encoded by the coding sequence ATGCCAAGAACGCAAAAAAACGATAACTTCATTGACAAGAGCTTCACGGTAATGGCGGATATCATCCTAAAAATCTTGCCTGCCAACAAGAAAGCAAAAGAAGCTTTCATCTACTACCGCGATGGTATGTCAGCGCAGGCAGATGGTGAATACGCTGAAGCTCTAGACAATTACAGGGAAGCTTTAACGCTAGAGGAAGACACTTACGACCGCAGTTATATCCTCTACAATATGGGTCTGATATACGCCAGCAATGGCGATCACGAGCAGGCTTTGGAATACTACCACCAAGCGCTTGACTGTAATCCCCGCCTGCCTCAAGCGTTGAATAATATTGCCGTCATTTACCACTTCCAGGGTGAAAAGCTCAAGGAAGATGGAGATCCCGAAGCTGCTGAAGCTTTGTTTGACAAAGCCGGAGAATATTGGAAACAAGCGATTAGTATGGCTCCGAATAACTACATCGAAGCCCAAAACTGGCTCAAAACGACTGGGCGATCTACGATGGATATCTTCTTTTAG
- the gatC gene encoding Asp-tRNA(Asn)/Glu-tRNA(Gln) amidotransferase subunit GatC, whose amino-acid sequence MIDREQVRKVAHLARLELTPEEEAQFTTQLGSILEYFEQLSELDVSDVQPTTRAIDVSNVTRPDELQPFPNREAILTGAPDQEGDFFKVPKILSAE is encoded by the coding sequence ATGATTGACCGCGAACAAGTTCGCAAAGTTGCCCATCTGGCTCGCCTAGAACTGACCCCCGAAGAAGAAGCCCAATTTACGACCCAACTAGGCAGTATTTTGGAGTATTTTGAACAATTAAGCGAACTTGATGTCAGTGATGTGCAACCCACAACAAGGGCAATTGATGTTAGCAATGTGACACGCCCTGATGAACTGCAACCCTTTCCCAACCGGGAAGCTATTCTCACAGGTGCCCCAGATCAAGAGGGTGACTTTTTCAAAGTGCCAAAAATCCTCAGCGCTGAGTAA
- a CDS encoding glutathione S-transferase family protein, translated as MGLGLLIDGKWVSEREQEDSQGKFIRPSTTFRNKITADGSSGFKAEPGRYHLYISWACPWAQRTAIMRQLKGLEDVISLSVVAPEIDQNSWEFSEEPGSIPDTVNKTRYLWEVYLKADSNYNGRVTVPVLWDKETATIVNNESREIIRMFDTEFDDFAKSEMNFYPTELQEVVDKTIDAIYQPINNGVYRAGFATSQAAYDEAVTELFDALDRWEKVLAEHRYLCGESLTEADWCMFTTLLRFDAVYYVHFKCNLRRIVDYPNLWNYLKDLYQVPGVKETCNLDHIKRHYYKSHPKVNPTRIVPKGPLIDFEEPHNREQLSPKAKATAV; from the coding sequence ATGGGTTTAGGTCTTTTGATTGATGGAAAGTGGGTTAGCGAACGAGAACAAGAAGACTCCCAAGGAAAATTTATTCGTCCATCAACAACCTTCCGCAACAAAATTACAGCTGATGGTTCTAGTGGCTTTAAGGCTGAACCGGGTCGCTATCATCTCTATATTTCCTGGGCTTGTCCTTGGGCGCAACGAACCGCAATTATGCGCCAATTGAAGGGATTAGAAGATGTTATCAGTCTCTCAGTTGTGGCACCCGAAATTGATCAAAATAGTTGGGAATTCTCAGAAGAACCAGGTTCTATCCCCGATACGGTAAATAAGACTCGCTATTTGTGGGAAGTTTATCTTAAAGCGGATTCTAATTACAATGGGCGGGTGACTGTCCCAGTTCTTTGGGATAAAGAAACTGCCACGATTGTGAATAATGAATCCCGCGAGATCATTCGGATGTTTGATACAGAATTCGATGATTTCGCCAAGTCTGAGATGAATTTTTATCCAACAGAATTGCAGGAGGTGGTTGATAAGACGATTGATGCAATTTACCAACCGATTAATAATGGCGTTTATCGGGCAGGATTTGCGACTAGCCAAGCCGCCTACGATGAAGCGGTGACGGAACTATTCGATGCTCTCGATCGTTGGGAAAAAGTGTTAGCGGAGCACCGCTATCTGTGTGGAGAAAGCCTCACCGAGGCAGATTGGTGTATGTTTACCACTCTCTTGCGCTTCGATGCCGTTTACTATGTCCACTTCAAGTGCAATTTACGCCGGATTGTGGATTACCCCAATCTCTGGAATTACCTGAAAGACCTCTACCAGGTGCCGGGGGTAAAGGAAACCTGCAACCTCGACCATATCAAACGCCATTACTATAAAAGCCACCCAAAAGTTAATCCCACCAGAATTGTTCCGAAAGGGCCGTTAATTGATTTTGAGGAACCTCATAACCGCGAACAATTATCGCCTAAAGCTAAGGCGACCGCTGTGTGA
- the aroA gene encoding 3-phosphoshikimate 1-carboxyvinyltransferase, which produces MPAAVVTLENTENQDRLIIQNPAAGLSLQGRIRVPGDKSISHRALMLGAIAQGETTIQGLLLGEDPRSTASCFRAMGAEISELNTEMVRIQGIGLGCLQEPTSVLDAGNSGTTLRLMLGLLASHPGRFFAVTGDSSLRSRPMSRVVKPLQEMGAQIWGRQNDSLAPLAIQGQQLRPIHYHSPIASAQVKSCILLAGLMVEGQTTVTEPALSRDHSERMLKAFGAELSIDPETNSVTITGSAKLQGQPVVVPGDISSAAFWLVAGAIVPGSELCVENVGINPTRTGILEALERMGADIQMENQRIVAGEPVADLRVRSSALKACEIAGDLIPCLIDEIPILAVAAVFAQGTTVIRDAAELRVKESDRIAVMASQLNRMGAKVTERPDGLEITGGTPLIGTDVDSHTDHRIAMSLAIAALNAEGTTTIGRAEAAAISYPDFFQSLIGIIK; this is translated from the coding sequence ATGCCAGCCGCAGTTGTCACGCTAGAAAATACTGAAAATCAGGATCGTTTAATCATTCAGAATCCCGCAGCAGGGCTATCCTTGCAGGGACGCATTCGGGTGCCAGGGGATAAATCTATCTCCCACCGGGCTTTGATGTTGGGAGCGATCGCCCAAGGAGAAACCACCATTCAGGGACTCCTCTTGGGAGAAGATCCCCGCAGCACTGCTAGCTGTTTTCGGGCGATGGGTGCCGAAATTTCGGAACTGAATACGGAAATGGTGCGAATTCAGGGCATCGGACTCGGCTGCCTACAAGAACCAACCTCAGTCTTGGACGCCGGTAACTCAGGTACTACCTTGCGACTGATGCTGGGGCTTCTCGCCTCTCATCCGGGACGTTTTTTTGCTGTGACGGGGGATAGCTCGCTGCGCTCGCGCCCAATGTCTCGCGTTGTTAAACCGTTACAAGAGATGGGCGCTCAAATTTGGGGACGTCAGAACGACTCTTTAGCGCCTCTAGCAATTCAAGGACAACAACTGCGACCGATTCACTATCACTCTCCGATTGCTTCAGCACAAGTCAAATCTTGTATCCTCCTAGCTGGATTGATGGTGGAAGGACAAACTACCGTTACCGAACCCGCCCTCTCCCGCGACCATAGCGAACGGATGCTCAAAGCTTTCGGGGCAGAACTCAGCATCGATCCAGAAACCAATAGCGTCACCATTACTGGCTCAGCCAAGCTGCAAGGGCAGCCGGTGGTAGTGCCCGGGGATATTAGCTCAGCTGCCTTTTGGCTGGTTGCTGGGGCGATTGTACCGGGTTCGGAGTTATGTGTTGAAAATGTTGGGATTAATCCCACTCGCACCGGCATTCTGGAAGCTCTGGAGAGGATGGGCGCTGACATTCAGATGGAAAATCAGCGGATTGTCGCGGGTGAGCCAGTAGCAGATTTGCGGGTACGTTCCAGTGCCCTTAAAGCATGTGAAATTGCTGGCGATCTAATTCCTTGCCTGATTGATGAGATTCCGATTTTGGCTGTAGCGGCAGTGTTTGCCCAAGGAACTACTGTAATTCGAGATGCAGCAGAGTTGCGGGTCAAAGAAAGCGATCGCATTGCCGTTATGGCATCTCAGCTCAACCGCATGGGTGCCAAGGTTACAGAAAGACCCGATGGGTTAGAAATTACGGGGGGCACTCCTCTCATCGGCACTGATGTTGATAGTCATACCGACCATCGAATTGCCATGAGTTTAGCAATTGCTGCCCTGAATGCAGAAGGCACTACCACAATTGGGCGTGCCGAAGCAGCCGCTATTTCTTACCCGGACTTCTTTCAATCCTTAATCGGGATTATCAAGTGA